The sequence CATGATCAGGCCGCTGGCCTGGGTGTAGATGAAGAACTTGGTGGCGGCGGTGATGCGGGTCTTGCCCTTGCTGCCGCTGTGACCCCAGAGCGCGATGAGGAAGTACATCGGCACCAGCATCATTTCCCAGAAGAAGAAGAACAGGAACAGGTCGATTGCGAGGAACACGCCGACCACGCCGCCGAGGATCCACATCAGGTTGAGGTGGAAGAAGCCGACGCGGTTCTGGATTTCACGCCAGGAGCAGAGTACCGACAGCACACCGAGCAGGCCGGTGAGGACGATCATCAGGATGGAGATGCCGTCCAGGGCCAGGTGGATGGTGACGCCGAAACGCTCGATCCACTGCACCTTGAACTCTTCGGCCCACACCGGCTCGGTGCCGGGCGCGGGAGCCAGGGTGAAGTCGCCGGTCGCCCACAGCCAGAGGCCGAGGACGAACAGCAGGGACATGGTGAGCAGGGCGATCCAGCGGGGCAGGGTGGAGCCGAAGCGCTCACCTTGCCAGCAGAGCAGGCCGCCGATGAAGGGAATCAGGATTAGCCAGGGCAGAATCATGACGGGCTCAATTCCTTAAGAAGATTCAGGTCAGCAGCACGGCGCCGAGCACAAGCACGGCCCCGCCGACGATGGAAACGGCGTACCAGCGGAGCTGGCCGGTCTGGCTGCGGCTGAGGGTGCCGTTGCCAACACGTACCAGGCGCGGGATCAGGCCGATGCTGCCGTCGATGGGATCGCGACGGAGCAGGCGGCAGATCGCCAGGTAGGGTTTGACGAACAGCAGGTCGTAGAGCCAGTCGAAGCCCCAGGCGGCGTACCACCAGGCACCGAGGAAGCGGCCCGGGGCGCTCTGGGACACCGCGGTGACCAGCGTGCGCTTGCCGAGGAACAGCAGGGCGGCCAGCAGGATGCCCGCCAGGGCGATGGCGCCCGAGGCGATTTCCAGGCTGTGCTTGGCCTCGCCACCGGCATGGCCGACGCTTTGCGGCAGCACACCGGCCAGCGGCGGGGTGATCAGCGCGCCGATGAAGGTGGAGAGCACGATCAGCACGGTCAGCGGCAGCCAGTGGGCGACACCGTGGCCGGCATGGGCTTCGGTCTTGGCTTCACCGTGGAAGGCGATGAAGATCAGGCGGAAGGTGTAGATCGAGGTCAGGAAGGCGCCGGCCAGGCCTGCGTAGAGCAGCCACTGGTGGCCACTGGCGAAGGCTTCCCAGAGGATCTCGTCCTTGGAGTAGAAGCCCGCGGTCACCAGCGGCAGGGCGGCCAGGGCGGCACCACCGACGATGAAGCTGGCGTAGGCCAGCGGCAGTTTCTTCCACAGGCCGCCCATCTTGAAGATGTTCTGCTCGTGGTGGCAGGCGTTGATCACCGCACCGGAGGCAAGGAACAGCAGGGCCTTGAAGAAGGCGTGGGTCATCAGGTGGAAGATCGCCGCGTCCCATGCGCCAACGCCCAGGGCGAGGAACATGTAGCCGATCTGGCTCATGGTGGAGTAGGCGAGGATACGCTTGATGTCGGTCTGCACCAGGGCGGCGAAGCCGGCCAGGACCAGGGTCACGCCACCGACGATGCCTACCAGCTCGAGGATTTCCGGCGTCAGCAGGAACAGGCCGTGGGTACGGGCGATCAGGTAGACGCCCGCGGTCACCATGGTGGCCGCGTGGATCAGCGCGGATACCGGGGTCGGACCCGCCATCGCGTCGGCCAGCCAGGTCTGCAGCGGCAGCTGGGCGGATTTGCCCACGGCGCCGCCGAGCAGCATCAGCGTGGCGATCCACAGCCAGGCGTCGCCGGCCACGTACTTCTCGGGGGCCAGCTTCATCAGCTCCTGGATGTTCAGGGTGCCGAGGTTCATGAACAGGATGAACAGGCCGATGGCCATGAACACGTCGCCCACGCGGGTGACGATGAAGGCCTTGAGTGCCGCGTTGCCGTTGGGGGTGTGCTTGAAGTAGAAGCCGATCAGCAGGTACGAGCACAGACCCACGCCTTCCCAACCGAAGTAGAGGAACAGCAGGTTATCGCCCAGCACCAGGAACAGCATGCTGGCGATGAACAGGTTGGTGTAGGCGAAGAAGCGCGAGTAACCCTCTTCACCACGCATGTACCAGGAGGCGAACAGGTGGATCAGGAAGCCGACGCCGGTGACCACGCCGAGCATGGTCAGGGACAGGCCGTCCAGGTAGAGGGTGAAGCTCGGCGCGAAGCCGGCCACGCTCATCCACTGCCAGAGCACCTGGGTGAAGACGCCGCCTTCCGGCGGGTTCACGTTGAACTGGAAGATGATCCAGGCCGCGGTGAGCGCGGAAAGGCCTACGGAACCCACACCGATGACGGCGGAGGCATTTTCGGACAGACGCCCGCGGGAGAAGGCCAGGATGAACCAGCCAAGCAGCGGGAACAGGCAAGTGAGGAATAGAAGGTTCATCCGCGCATCTCGCTGGCAGCGTCGATATCGAGGGTATGGAAGCGGCGGTACAGCTGCAGCAGGATCGCGAGGCCGATACTGGCTTCGGCGGCTGCAAGGCTGATCACCAGAATGAACATGATCTGGCCGTCGGCCTGGCCCCAGCGGGCGCCGGCGACCACGAAGGCCAGGGCAGCGGCGTTCATCATGACTTCCAGGCTCATGAGCACGAAGAGGATGTTGCGGCGCACCATGAGGCCCGTGAGGCCCAGGCAGAAGAGGATGCCTGCGACCGCGAGGCCATGTTCCAGTGGGATTGCGTTCATGGCGTTATTCCTTAGCTTCGTGGCGGCCGAGGTGGAAGGCGGCGACCAGGGCTGCGAGCAGCAGCATGGACGCCAGTTCCACGGCCAGCAGGTACGGGCCGAACAGCGCGATGCCGACCGCCTTGGCGTCCACGGTGGTGTGACCGATGGTGGCGCCGCTGGCAGTGCCGAACAGGACGTAGAGCAGCTGCGCCAGCAGGATCAGGGAGAGCAGGGCCGGACCGGTCCAGATGCCGGGCTTGAGCCACTTCTTCTCCTGCTCGGCGATGGCCGGCCCGAGGTTGAGCATCATCACCACGAAGACGAACAGCACCATGATGGCGCCGGCGTAGACGATGATTTCCAGTGCGCCGGCAAAGGGCGCGCCGAGGGCGAAGAAGCACATCGACACCGCCAGCAGCGAGACGATGAGGTACAGCAGGGCATGAACCGGGTTGGTGTTGGTGATCACCCGCAGGGTGGAGACAACGGCCACACCGGCGGCGAAATAGAAGGCGAATTCCACGCACGTCTCCTTAGGGCAGCAGGCTCTTCACGTTGATCGGTTCGGCTTCGTTCTGCGCGGCGCCTTTCGGCTTGCCGGCAATGGCCATACCCGCCACGCGATAGAAGTTGTAGTCCGGGTTCTTGCCCGGGCCGGAGATCAGCAGGTCTTCCTTCTCGTACACCAGGTCCTGGCGCTTGAACTCGCCCATCTCGAAATCCGGGGTCAGCTGGATCGCGGTGGTGGGGCAGGCTTCTTCGCACAGGCCGCAGAAGATGCAGCGCGAGAAGTTGATGCGGAAGAACTCGGGATACCAGCGGCCATCGTCGGTCTCGGCCTTCTGCAGGGAAATGCAGCCGACCGGGCAGGCCACGGCGCAGAGGTTGCAAGCTACGCAACGCTCTTCGCCATCGGGGTCGCGGGTGAGGACGATGCGGCCACGGTAGCGCGGCGGCAGGTAAACGGGTTCTTCCGGGTATTGCAGGGTGTCACGCTTGCGGAAGGCATGGCCGAAGATCATCACCAGGCTGCGAAGCTGGGTGAAGGTGCCATGTATGACGTGGATGATTTCTTTGATCATGGCATTTCTCCTTACTGGGCCGAGGCCAGCACCAGGGCGCCGGTTACCAGCAGGTTGATCAGGGTCAGCGGCAGGCACACCTTCCAGCTGAAGGCCATCACCTGGTCATAGCGCGGGCGTGGGATGGACGCGCGCAGCAGGATGAACAGCATGATGAAGAAGCCGGTCTTCAGGGCGAACCAGATGAACGGGATCTGCGGCAGGATGCCGAACGGGCCGTGCCAGCCGCCGAAGAACAGGGTCACCAGCAGGGCGGAGATCAGCACGATGCCAATGTACTCGCCCACGAAGAACATGCCCCATTTCATGCCGGCGTATTCGATGTGGTAGCCGTCGGCCAGTTCCTGTTCCGCTTCCGGTTGGTCGAAGGGGTGGCGGTGGGTTACCGCGACGCCAGCGATGAAGAAGGTACAGAAGCCGAAGAACTGCGGAATGATGAACCACAGGTGCTGGGCCTGGTATTCGACGATGTCGCGCATGTTGAACGAGCCGACCTGGGCCACGATGCCCATCAGCGACAGGGCCAGGAACACCTCGTAGGAGATGGTCTGGGCCGAGGCGCGCAGGCTGCCGAGCAGGGCGAACTTGTTGTTGCTCGACCAGCCGGCGAAGAGCACCGCGTACACCGCGATACCGGCCATGGCGAAGAAGAACAGCACACCGATGTTCAGGTCGGCCACGCCCCAGGTGGGGGTGACCGGGACCACGGCGAAGGCCATCAGCAGGGCACTCATGGCGATGATGGGCGCCAGGGTGAAGATCAGCTTGTCGGCGAACGGCGGGGTCCAGTCTTCCTTGAAGAACATCTTGATCATGTCGGCGCCCAGCTGGAAGGCGCCGAAGGGACCAACCCGGTTCGGACCATGACGGTCCTGCCAGAGGCCCAGCAGGCGACGTTCCACCCAGGACAGCAGCGCACCGCTCACCACCACCGCCAGGAGGATGACGATGGCCTTGAGGACGGCGATGACGATCTCGATCAGTTCGGGCGTCAGCCAGCTCATTGCGCGGACTCCTGTACGGCAGTGACGGTGGCACCGGCGAACACCGCCGGAATGCCCGGCAGGCCGACCGGCAGGCCGATCAGGCCGATGCCCATCTCTTCCTTGACGGCGAGCGGCAGGCGCAGGGTCTGGCCGTTCAGGGTCAGGGTGAGCAGGGCACCGTCATTGACGCCGAGGCGATCGGCTTCGTCCTTGGCCAGGGCCACGTAGGCTTGCGGGATGCGCTCTTGCACCGGGGCGGCGCGGGAGCTGTTCTCCTCGCTGCCGAACAGGTGGTGCAGCGGCACAGCCTGCCAGGTGCCCTGGGCCGGGTTGAAGGCGGCATTGATGCCAAACCAGGGCAGAACCTGGCCGCGCGCTTCGATCAGGCGTACGCCCGGATCGCCGGCACGCAGGTGGCCGCCGACCTCGTCCTGGAACTTGTTCCAGGCCTGGGGCGAGTTCCAGCCCGGGGACCAGGCGAAGGGGATCTGCTGACGGGGTTCGACGCTGCCGGCATAGCCTTCCATGGAGAAGGCGAAGGCCGAGTCCTTGTCCTGGGGCTGGCGCGGCTCGTGCACGCTGATGTTGGCGCGCATGGCGGTACGGCCGCTGTAGCGATGGGGCTCGCGGGCGAGCTTCATGCCCTTGATGCGGAACGAAGCGGTCGGCGCGGCGTCGCGGATACCGGCCAGCAGCGGGCTGCTGTCGGCGCAGGCGCTGGTGACCTGGTCCAGCTGAGTCCAGTCCACCGACTTGCCTTGCAGGGTGCTGTGCAGCGCGTGCAGCCAGCGCCAGCCTTCGCGGACGAGGATGTTGGCGTCGTAGTAGGTCGGCTCGAAGACCTGGAAGAAGCGCTGGGCGCGGCCTTCCAGGCTGACCAGGGTGCCGTCGCCTTCGGCGAAGGAGGCGGCCGGCAGCACCAGGTGGGCGCGTTTGACGGTGGCGGTGTGCTGGTGGTCGGCGACGATCACCACCTTGGCGGCGGCCAGGGCGGCGTCCACCTTGGCGGCGTCGGCGCGGCGGTACAGGTCGTTCTCCAGTACCACCACGGCGTCGGCCTTGCCGGAAGTCAGGGCTTCCAGGGCGGCATCCACGGAGTCACCACCGAACAGGGCAAGGCCCATGCTGTTGGCTTCCGGCACCACCAGGCTGATGGAACCGTTCTTCTCACGGTTCTTCAGCGCGCTGGCGATGTTGGCGGCGGCTTCGATCAGGGCCTTTTCGCCCAGGGAAGCGCCGGAGATGACCAGCGGGCGCTTGGCGGCCAGCAGGGCATCGGCGATGCGCTTGACCAGCTCGGCGGCCTCGGCTTCCAGGCCTTCCACGGCTGGGGCGCTCGGGTCGATGGCGTGGGCCACGGCGAAACCGATGCGGGCGAGGTCGGCCGGGGCGGCGTGGACGCTTTCGGCGGCGACGTCATCCAGGCGGGTGGCGGCGACGCTGGCGATGAACAGCGGGTTCAGGGCGTCCTGGGCGACGTTCTGCACGGCGGCCATGTGCCAATCCTGGATCTTCATCGAGGCGGCGATGTCGGTGGCCTTGCCCTTGACGGCCTGGCGCAGGGCGAGGGCCATGCGGGCGGCGGTCTGGGTCAGGTCTTCGCCGAGGACGAAGATCGCGTCGTGCTTCTCGATGTCGCGCAGGGTGGGCACAGGCAGCGGGCCGTTCTGCAGGACGTCGCGGATCAGGCGCAGGTTGGCCAGCTCACTGGCGGCGATGCCGGAGTAGTAGTTCTCGGCGCCCACCAGCTCACGCAGGGCGAAGTTGCCTTCGAGGCTGGCGCGCGGCGAGCCGATGCCGATCACGCGCTTGCCTTGCAGCAGTTCGGCGGCCTTGTCCAGGGCGCCATCCAGACCAAGCTGCTGGTTGCCCAGCAGCGGTTGGCGCGGACGGTCCTCGCGGTTGACGTAGCCGTAGCCGAAGCGGCCGCGGTCGCAGAGGAAGTACTGGTTCACCGAGCCGTTGAAGCGGTTCTCGATGCGGCGGATCTCGCCGTAGCGTTCACCGGGGCTGATGTTGCAGCCGCTGGAGCAACCGTGGCAGATGCTCGGGGCGAACTGCATGTCCCATTTGCGGTTGTAGCGCTCGGAGTGGGTCTTGTCGGTGAACACACCGGTGGGGCAGACCTCCACCAGGTTGCCGGAGAACTCGCTCTCCAGCACGCCGTCTTCGACGCGGCCGAAGTAGACGTTGTCGTGTGCGCCGTAGACGCCGAGGTCGGTGCCGCCGGCGTAGTCCTTGTAGTAGCGCACGCAGCGGTAGCAGGCGATGCAGCGGTTCATCTCGTGGGAGATGAACGGGCCGAGCTGCTGGTTCTGGTGGGTACGCTTGGTGAAGCGGTAGCGACGGGCGTTGTGGCCGGTCATCACCGTCATGTCCTGCAGGTGGCAGTGGCCGCCTTCCTCGCACACCGGGCAGTCGTGCGGGTGGTTGGTCATCAGCCATTCGACGACGCTGGCGCGGAACTGCTTGGCCTCTTCGTCGTCGATGGAAATCCAGGAGTTGTCGGTGGCGGGAGTCATGCAGGACATGACCAGGCGACCGCGTTTGTCGTTTTCGTCGGTGTACTGCTTGACCGCGCACTGGCGGCAGGCGCCGACGCTACCGAGCGCCGGGTGCCAGCAGAAGTAGGGGATGTCGAGTCCGAGGGACAGACAGGCCTGCAGGAGGTTGTCTGCACCATCGACTTCGAGCGTCTTGCCGTCTACGTGGATAGTGGCCATGGTTCAGTCTTCATCTGCCCGTGTGACCGGGCTTTGGCTAATGGAATCAGCGTGCGCGCGGGGCCGGGTCACGGCCACCGCTGCGCGAATCCTTTTTTAGGCGCCGACCGGTATCGGTCGCGCTGCCGGGATCTGGCGGGCGATGCCTGCCTCGAACTCCGGACGGAAATACTTCATGGCGCTACCCAGCGGCTCGACGGCGCCCGGTGCGTGGGCACAGAAGGTCTTGCCTGGGCCGAGGAAGCTGACCAGCTGCTCCAGGGTCTCCAGGTCGCCTTGCTGGCCCTCGCCGCGCTCCAGGGCGCGCAGGAGCTTGACGCTCCACGGCAGGCCGTCGCGGCAGGGGGTGCACCAGCCGCAGGACTCGCGGGCGAAGAACTCTTCCATGTTGCGCAGCAGGGAAACCATGTTGATGCTGTCGTCCACCGCCAGCGCCAGTCCGGTGCCCATGCGGGTGCCGACCTTGGCGATGCCGGCCGCGTACATCGGGGCGTCCAGGTGCTCGGGGAGCAGGAAGCCGGTGCCGGCGCCGCCGGGCTGCCAGGCTTTCAGCTTGAAGCCGTCGCGCATGCCGCCAGCGTAGTCCTCGAAGAGCTCGCGAGCCGGGACGCCGAAGGGCAGTTCCCAGAGGCCGGGGTTCTTCACCTTGCCGGAGAAGCCCATGAGCTTGGTGCCCATGTCTTCGCTGCCCGGACGGGCCAGGCCCTTGTACCAGTCCACGCCGTTGGCGACGATCGCCGGCACGTTGCACAGGGTCTCGACGTTGTTGACGCAGGTGGGCTTGCCCCAGACGCCGACGGCGGCGGGGAAGGGCGGCTTGGAGCGCGGGTTGGCGCGGCGGCCTTCCAGGGAGTTGATCAGTGCGGTTTCTTCGCCGCAGATGTAGCGACCGGCGCCGGTGTGGACGAACAGCTCGAAGTCGAAGCCGCTGCCCAGGATGTTCTTGCCCAGCAGGCCGGCGGCCTTGGCTTCGTCGATGGCGCGGTTGAGGTTGCGCGCCGCGTCGACGTATTCGCCACGCAGGAAGATGTAGCCGCGGTAGGCCTTGAGGGCGCGCGCGGAGATCAGCATGCCTTCCACCAGCAGGTGGGGCAGCTGTTCCATCAGCATGCGGTCCTTCCAGGTGTTGGGTTCCATTTCGTCCGCGTTGCAAAGCAGGTAGCGGATGTTCATGGATTCGTCGGCCGGCATCAGGCCCCACTTCACGCCGGTGGGGAAGCCCGCACCGCCGCGG is a genomic window of Pseudomonas resinovorans NBRC 106553 containing:
- the nuoL gene encoding NADH-quinone oxidoreductase subunit L: MNLLFLTCLFPLLGWFILAFSRGRLSENASAVIGVGSVGLSALTAAWIIFQFNVNPPEGGVFTQVLWQWMSVAGFAPSFTLYLDGLSLTMLGVVTGVGFLIHLFASWYMRGEEGYSRFFAYTNLFIASMLFLVLGDNLLFLYFGWEGVGLCSYLLIGFYFKHTPNGNAALKAFIVTRVGDVFMAIGLFILFMNLGTLNIQELMKLAPEKYVAGDAWLWIATLMLLGGAVGKSAQLPLQTWLADAMAGPTPVSALIHAATMVTAGVYLIARTHGLFLLTPEILELVGIVGGVTLVLAGFAALVQTDIKRILAYSTMSQIGYMFLALGVGAWDAAIFHLMTHAFFKALLFLASGAVINACHHEQNIFKMGGLWKKLPLAYASFIVGGAALAALPLVTAGFYSKDEILWEAFASGHQWLLYAGLAGAFLTSIYTFRLIFIAFHGEAKTEAHAGHGVAHWLPLTVLIVLSTFIGALITPPLAGVLPQSVGHAGGEAKHSLEIASGAIALAGILLAALLFLGKRTLVTAVSQSAPGRFLGAWWYAAWGFDWLYDLLFVKPYLAICRLLRRDPIDGSIGLIPRLVRVGNGTLSRSQTGQLRWYAVSIVGGAVLVLGAVLLT
- the nuoK gene encoding NADH-quinone oxidoreductase subunit NuoK encodes the protein MNAIPLEHGLAVAGILFCLGLTGLMVRRNILFVLMSLEVMMNAAALAFVVAGARWGQADGQIMFILVISLAAAEASIGLAILLQLYRRFHTLDIDAASEMRG
- the nuoJ gene encoding NADH-quinone oxidoreductase subunit J, which produces MEFAFYFAAGVAVVSTLRVITNTNPVHALLYLIVSLLAVSMCFFALGAPFAGALEIIVYAGAIMVLFVFVVMMLNLGPAIAEQEKKWLKPGIWTGPALLSLILLAQLLYVLFGTASGATIGHTTVDAKAVGIALFGPYLLAVELASMLLLAALVAAFHLGRHEAKE
- the nuoI gene encoding NADH-quinone oxidoreductase subunit NuoI, which produces MIKEIIHVIHGTFTQLRSLVMIFGHAFRKRDTLQYPEEPVYLPPRYRGRIVLTRDPDGEERCVACNLCAVACPVGCISLQKAETDDGRWYPEFFRINFSRCIFCGLCEEACPTTAIQLTPDFEMGEFKRQDLVYEKEDLLISGPGKNPDYNFYRVAGMAIAGKPKGAAQNEAEPINVKSLLP
- the nuoH gene encoding NADH-quinone oxidoreductase subunit NuoH; translation: MSWLTPELIEIVIAVLKAIVILLAVVVSGALLSWVERRLLGLWQDRHGPNRVGPFGAFQLGADMIKMFFKEDWTPPFADKLIFTLAPIIAMSALLMAFAVVPVTPTWGVADLNIGVLFFFAMAGIAVYAVLFAGWSSNNKFALLGSLRASAQTISYEVFLALSLMGIVAQVGSFNMRDIVEYQAQHLWFIIPQFFGFCTFFIAGVAVTHRHPFDQPEAEQELADGYHIEYAGMKWGMFFVGEYIGIVLISALLVTLFFGGWHGPFGILPQIPFIWFALKTGFFIMLFILLRASIPRPRYDQVMAFSWKVCLPLTLINLLVTGALVLASAQ
- the nuoG gene encoding NADH-quinone oxidoreductase subunit NuoG, producing the protein MATIHVDGKTLEVDGADNLLQACLSLGLDIPYFCWHPALGSVGACRQCAVKQYTDENDKRGRLVMSCMTPATDNSWISIDDEEAKQFRASVVEWLMTNHPHDCPVCEEGGHCHLQDMTVMTGHNARRYRFTKRTHQNQQLGPFISHEMNRCIACYRCVRYYKDYAGGTDLGVYGAHDNVYFGRVEDGVLESEFSGNLVEVCPTGVFTDKTHSERYNRKWDMQFAPSICHGCSSGCNISPGERYGEIRRIENRFNGSVNQYFLCDRGRFGYGYVNREDRPRQPLLGNQQLGLDGALDKAAELLQGKRVIGIGSPRASLEGNFALRELVGAENYYSGIAASELANLRLIRDVLQNGPLPVPTLRDIEKHDAIFVLGEDLTQTAARMALALRQAVKGKATDIAASMKIQDWHMAAVQNVAQDALNPLFIASVAATRLDDVAAESVHAAPADLARIGFAVAHAIDPSAPAVEGLEAEAAELVKRIADALLAAKRPLVISGASLGEKALIEAAANIASALKNREKNGSISLVVPEANSMGLALFGGDSVDAALEALTSGKADAVVVLENDLYRRADAAKVDAALAAAKVVIVADHQHTATVKRAHLVLPAASFAEGDGTLVSLEGRAQRFFQVFEPTYYDANILVREGWRWLHALHSTLQGKSVDWTQLDQVTSACADSSPLLAGIRDAAPTASFRIKGMKLAREPHRYSGRTAMRANISVHEPRQPQDKDSAFAFSMEGYAGSVEPRQQIPFAWSPGWNSPQAWNKFQDEVGGHLRAGDPGVRLIEARGQVLPWFGINAAFNPAQGTWQAVPLHHLFGSEENSSRAAPVQERIPQAYVALAKDEADRLGVNDGALLTLTLNGQTLRLPLAVKEEMGIGLIGLPVGLPGIPAVFAGATVTAVQESAQ
- the nuoF gene encoding NADH-quinone oxidoreductase subunit NuoF; its protein translation is MKTLTSIGPANRIARSEETHPLTWRLREDAQPVWLDEYQQKNGYAAARKALGEMAQADIVQQVKDSGLKGRGGAGFPTGVKWGLMPADESMNIRYLLCNADEMEPNTWKDRMLMEQLPHLLVEGMLISARALKAYRGYIFLRGEYVDAARNLNRAIDEAKAAGLLGKNILGSGFDFELFVHTGAGRYICGEETALINSLEGRRANPRSKPPFPAAVGVWGKPTCVNNVETLCNVPAIVANGVDWYKGLARPGSEDMGTKLMGFSGKVKNPGLWELPFGVPARELFEDYAGGMRDGFKLKAWQPGGAGTGFLLPEHLDAPMYAAGIAKVGTRMGTGLALAVDDSINMVSLLRNMEEFFARESCGWCTPCRDGLPWSVKLLRALERGEGQQGDLETLEQLVSFLGPGKTFCAHAPGAVEPLGSAMKYFRPEFEAGIARQIPAARPIPVGA